The sequence CCACAGCCTTGAGCACCGCCCTGCGGCCGAACTGGAAGTATTTCTTGAGGTTTATTACCTCGAGAACTGTATCCTGCGTATCGTGAGACATCACCTTGCGCCTCCTCTAGCACCGGAGTCCTCCGCCCCGCCGGCGGCGTGCCTTTCCCTGACACGCGCGGCTCTTGGGTCCATGAGCCAGCAGGCCACAGTGTGGTTCTCGCCCGCCGCGAAGTCCCCGGGCTCGTGCTCCACGCACACTCTCATCGCATAGCTGCAGCGCGGTGCGAAGGCGCATCCCTGGGGCGGGACGAAAAGGTCCGGGGGCGTGCCGGGTATGGCGAGCAGCTCTCTCTTGGTCTCTTCGTGGAGCCTCGGCACGGACTTTAGAAGCGCCTGGGTGTACGGATGCTGAGCGTTATAGAAAATGTCCTCGGAGGTGCCGGCCTCAGCGACCTTTCCGGCATACATGACCACTATCCTATCTGCCAGCTTGGAAACCACGCCGAGGTCATGGGTTATCAGGATTATGGACGTGTTGAGCTTGGTCTGCAAGCTCTTCATGAGGTCGAGAATCTGGGCCTGGATGGTCACGTCTAGGCCCGTGGTGGGCTCGTCTGCTATGAGGAGCTTCGGGTTACACGAGAGCGCGATCGCGATCATGACGCGCTGTCTCATGCCGCCGCTGAACTGGTGAGGATACTGGCCGAACCTCTCGCTCGGGTTCGGTATCTCGACGAGCGATAGCATCTCGATAGCGCGTCGCCTTGCCTCCTGCGCCGAGAGCCTCTGGTGCTTGATGAGCCCTTCTGTGATCTGCCTGCCCACGGTCATAGTGGGGTTCAGAGATGTCATGGGGTCCTGAAATATCACGCCGATTTCAGCGCCTCTCACGCTCTGGAGATCGCGGTCGCTCATGGCGGCAAGGTCTCTGCCGTCGAAAAGCACTGTACCCCCTTCGATCTTTCCCGGGGGCATGGGGATGAGCTTGATGACCGACTGCACAGAGACGGTCTTTCCGCAGCCGGACTCGCCGACTATCGCCAAAGTCTCCCCCTTGTTAACGTGGAACGACACGCCGCGAACCGCGTGCACTTTGCCAGCGTAGGTGTAGAAGGAGACCTTGAGGTTTCTGACTTCGAGCAACCTTTCCTCAGCCATCCTTCTCACCTCCGCAGTTTCGGGTCAAGCGCATCCCGCAAGCCGTCGCCCACGAAGTTGAACCCCAGCATAGTCATGATGATGGCGAGCGCCGGGATGATCAGCTGATAGGGGTATATCCTAAGGTATTGATACCCGTCGTTCGCCATTGTGCCGAGGCTTGCGAGGGGCAGCGGCACTCCAAGCCCGATGAAGCTCAAGAACGCCTCGCCGAATATGGCGTTCGGGATAGTGAAGGTCATCTGAACGATGATGACTCCCATGGCGTTGGGGATGAGGTGCCGAAGGATTATACCGAGGTGGCTTGCTCCGAGTGCTCGCGCGGCCAGCACGAACTCCTGCTCTTTGAGCTGCAGCACTTGCCCACGCACGAGCCTGGCCATACCGACCCACCCGGTTATGGTCATGGCCAGGATCACCGACCAAAGGCCGGGACCGATGACCACGAGGAGGAGGATGGCGACGATGATATAGGGGATGCCGTAGAGAATGTCCACGATCCTCATCATCACGTCGTCCACTATGCCGCCGAAGTACCCGGAGATCCCGCCGTAGATCACGCCTACCACGAGGTCGATGAGGGCGGCCATGATCCCAACGAAAAGCGAGACCTTGATGCCGTAGCACAGCCTTGCGAACATGTCGCGTCCGAGGTTATCCGTGCCGAACCAGTGCTCTCTGGACGGAGGCTTGTTCGTGTCAAAGAGGCTCTGTTCCCTGGGGTCCCAAGGCGTAAAAAACGGCCCTAAGAACGCGAACGCCACAAGGGCTATCAGGACGACAAGGCCCACCACGGCAAGGCGGTTTCGCCTGAAACGCCTCACCACTTCTCGCCAATAGCTTATAGGGGGGCGCGTGATCGCTTCCCCTTCCCCCGCGCCGATGTGAAGGGGTTCGAACATGTCTTGTGTTATCTCCTGCACCGATGCCAATCTCATCACTCCTTGCTCCTCATGAGCCGGATCCTCGGGTCTACGATGCCATAGGCCACATCAACCAGGAAGTTCAGGAACACGAGGAGAACGGCGTAGAAGATGGTGGTCCCCAGGATAAGGGTATAGTCCCGGTTGAAGATGCTCTGCACATAATACTTGCCGAGCCCTGGTATGCCGAAGATCTGCTCGATGACGAAGCTACCCGTTACGATGCCCGCTGTGAGCGGACCGAGGATGGTTACGACAGGAAGGATAGCGTTCCGCAACACGTGACGGAAGACTATCTCCCGCTGCGAGAGCCCTTTGGCCTTAGCGGTCTTGATGTAGTCTTGGCTTGTGACATCGAGCACACTCGTGCGCATCATCCTCGCGACCACCGCGAGCGTGCCGAGCCCAAGGGCAGTGGCTGGCATTATGGTGTACTTGAAGCCTTCCCATCGGGCTATGGGAAGCCATCCGAGCTTGAGGCCTATTACGTACTGCATGAGGCTGCCCATGATGAACCCCGGCACCGATATGCCTATGAGTGCTACGAACATCGCAAGGTAGTCCACCCATGTGTTATGCTGGAACCCGGCGAGGGTGCCCAGGAGCAGGCCAAGGGTCACGGCGTACGCCAGCGCCTCAAGGCCTAGAAGCGCCGAGACCGGGAACCCATCGCGGATCATGTCGTTCACGGAGCGGTGAAGCATCTTCAGCGAGGTGCCGAAGTCCCCGCGCAGCAGGTTTCCAAGGTAGATCACGTATTGCTCCCAGAGGGGCTTGTCGAGGCCGTACTTCCGCAACATGTTCTGGCGGATCGCCTCGGTTACCTTCTCTCCAAGAAAGGGATCGCCCGGGATGGCGTGCATGAGAAAGAAGGTGGCGGTGACGATCACCCAAAGCGCGGCAAGCATCAACCCGAACCGCCTGAGTATGTAGCGTCCCAAAACACCCACTCCTTTGCCGCGGTCACGCGCGCCGTGCGCCTGTTCCGAAAGACCGAGTGACCGCATCATACGGCAGCGAGGCCCTGCTTTCCTGGCGCAGGGCCTCGCTGCCTGCTTTTCGATAGTCCTATGCCGGGAATACCCGGGGATGTACATGCCTGTTGGGAGGAGATTCCACACCTGAGAACCGGGCCGAATCCGGCCTTGTGGCCTTACCTATCCCGGGCTCCTCCCGGACCCCCGGGACTAGGGCATGGCGTAACCAAGCTCAGCGAGACCCTCTGCCAGGAGCTGCTTTGCCAGCTTGACATCGGCCTTCGTAGGCAGCAGGTCGCCGACGTATACATCGTGGAACGATACTCCGTCCTTGCCGTGAATCGTTGGCGGCACCAGAGATGTCGCCGGCAGCGAGCCGTTCTTCAGCACGTAGTCGACGTAAGCCTGCCTATCGATGGCGAGGGAGAACGCCTTGCGAACCTTCGCGTTCTTGAAGATCTCGTGCTTGCAGTTGAACTCGAGGTACCATGAGGTCGCCTCGGCGATGGTCTTCATGCCCTTGTTCCTGTACTGGTCGATGTAGGTTCCGGGGACACCGACGAAGTCAAGCTCTCCTGCGTCGAACATGTTCAGCGGGGTGGCGATGTCCTTGATCATGTCGGCCTCGATGCGCTGCAGCTTGACTGACTTGGCATCCCAGTAGTTCGGGTTCTTCTCGAGGATGATCTTGTACTCGTGCTGCCACTTGGAGACCTTGAACGGCCCGCACGCCACCATCTTGTCGACCTCTGAGGCGTACTCGTCGCCGAGCTTCTCTACCATGTGCTTCGGGCTCGGCATGTAGGTGATGAACGTGATGAGGTCGAGGAAGAACGGAGTGGGCGCCTCGAGCTCTACGCGCAGGGTCTTAGCGTCGAGCGCCTTGACTCCCACCGTCGCGAGGGCATCATCGATGGCCTTGTTCTTCTCGGCTTTCTTGGGATCCTTGTCGTCAGGAACCTCCATGCCATTGACTTTCTCGGCGTTCTTGATCACATACATCATGTACGCGTACTGGGACGCTGTGCGTGGGTCGATGGCCCTCTTCCAGCCATACTCGAAGTCATACGCAGTGACGGCGACTCCGTCGCTCCACTTGGCATCGCGGAGCTTGAAGGTGTACACCTTACGATCCTTCGATACGGTCCAGCTCTCGGCGAGGCCGGAGCCCGGGAGGACCTTCATCTCCGGGTTTTTCCGGGCGAGACCCTCATAGGTCGCGTTGATGACCCAGAAAGACACCTGGTCCGTGGAGGTGGCCGGGTCGAGATCCGGCGGCTCCTCGCCAAAGTTCAGGCGGAGGAACTGGTCCTTGTCGCCGCCCGGGCGCCCTTCTGTGTAGGCCCACTTCCATTCGTAGTCGGAGCCCACGGTCTTGCGGATAACGTTCTTGACGTAAGGATGCTCGACGTAGTTCCAGGCGGGCCAGTACAGAGGCGCTATGGGCATCTCGCCGATGAGGATCTTCTCCGCCTGGGACATGGCTTTCATGCGGACTGCTTCGTCGGAAGAGGTCTTCGCCACATCGATAAGCTTATCGTAGCTGGGATTGCTCCACATGACGTCGTTGAAGGGGCCGTCGGTCACCCACATGTCGAGGAACGTCATGGGATCGTCGTAGTCGGCGCCCCAGCCGGCGAAGACGATCTGGAAGTCCTTGTTTCTCATCTTTTGAAGCCTTGTCTTGAAGTCGACCGCCTCGATCTCGATGGGGAGACCGAGGTTCTTACGAATCATTTCCTGCACGCCCTGGGCATAAAGCCTGGCGATCTGGGAGTCGCCCGAGAGCAGGACCAGCTTCGGCAGGGGCTTTGCTGCACTGACAAGCCCGACGCTCATGGTTGCAAGCACAAGCGCCGCCATGAGCACGACAAGCACTCTTCTCATTCAATATACCTCCTTGCTTTCTCGTCCGCTTGACTCGAAGGCCTCATCAGCTGCCTCGTGCAATGCGGTCTTGTGGAAGCCGCACGTAGAAGCGCACTGCTATCTCGCAACCAGTAGGCCATCACTCCCTTCTGGCGTCGAGTCACAGCCTAAGTAGATCACCACAAGTTCGTGCTGCTGTTCAGCGCCGAGGCCCGGCCTAGGGCTGTCCACTCTCCCCCTTTGGGGCGGGCGGCGCGCTTGCGGCGCGAATGTCCGAAGTCAGCGCGCCTTGTCGCCAAATCCCGGCCGTCTCGTCGCGCAAGCGCCGGTAACCCTGGCGCCTCCAAACAGAGGAGTCGAACACTCATGGCACCATACTTAGGGAAGCCGAGATGCTTGGGGTAACGATCGATGAAGAACCGATTAGCCACCCACAGAACCCCGTGCTCCGCGGCTCTTCTCGCGCCGCACAATCAACGCGCGGTGCGGCATGGCGTGACGTCAGCTGCCTCACCTCTCGATAGTATTCGATGACGTGGGTCGAATTCCTTCCGCAGAATTCCTGGGACGGCGTGGATGTCCCATATTCGCGCTGATATAACGAATAGACACGATTCAGACGTATCGACACGAGCTCCTTGCGGGGAGTGCGCCGGGAAGGTATAATTGTTCCGCGAGATCAGCCTGGTGACCGCGCTGTCTGGTGGGAGTGCAGCTCGGTCGCTTGGGCGAAGGCCGAGGACGTGCACTAATGATTCGGGCTTTGTACGCGGACGATCACGGCGCCATGTTTGAGGAAGGAAGCCTGGCGGCTTTCGGTCGCTCCTGGGACGAGATATGGGAGGTCCGGGAGGGCGACATGATCCCCCTCCCTCGCGGCTCCTCTCTCGTGATGCTTCCCGGGCGCCAGGCTGTCGGCATGAGGCCGGGCGACGGCGACGCACTCGCCATATGGCTAGAGACCGATAGGCGGGGGCGGCGCGAAACGGAGGCACCAGGGTGGGCGGTGGGGGCGCTCCTACCAGCCGGGTTCACGCGAACCCTCCTTCCGGCATATGTGGTCGACCGGCGCCGCGAAATGCGAGCCCTTCCTCTTTACGGATATACCGCGGTGGGAATGAAACAAGGGAGGCCGTACGTCGCCGCACTGAGGACCGACGAGCCCTTCAGGTGGCACCCTGCGAATTACAACGCCCCTGAGCTGCCGTCGCTCATAGAGGCGATGTTGAAGGAGCATCCAACCAATAGGATCCTGCGCCAGCTCGCGAAGTGTTCGAC is a genomic window of Bacillota bacterium containing:
- a CDS encoding ABC transporter ATP-binding protein; this translates as MAEERLLEVRNLKVSFYTYAGKVHAVRGVSFHVNKGETLAIVGESGCGKTVSVQSVIKLIPMPPGKIEGGTVLFDGRDLAAMSDRDLQSVRGAEIGVIFQDPMTSLNPTMTVGRQITEGLIKHQRLSAQEARRRAIEMLSLVEIPNPSERFGQYPHQFSGGMRQRVMIAIALSCNPKLLIADEPTTGLDVTIQAQILDLMKSLQTKLNTSIILITHDLGVVSKLADRIVVMYAGKVAEAGTSEDIFYNAQHPYTQALLKSVPRLHEETKRELLAIPGTPPDLFVPPQGCAFAPRCSYAMRVCVEHEPGDFAAGENHTVACWLMDPRAARVRERHAAGGAEDSGARGGAR
- a CDS encoding ABC transporter permease, with protein sequence MGRYILRRFGLMLAALWVIVTATFFLMHAIPGDPFLGEKVTEAIRQNMLRKYGLDKPLWEQYVIYLGNLLRGDFGTSLKMLHRSVNDMIRDGFPVSALLGLEALAYAVTLGLLLGTLAGFQHNTWVDYLAMFVALIGISVPGFIMGSLMQYVIGLKLGWLPIARWEGFKYTIMPATALGLGTLAVVARMMRTSVLDVTSQDYIKTAKAKGLSQREIVFRHVLRNAILPVVTILGPLTAGIVTGSFVIEQIFGIPGLGKYYVQSIFNRDYTLILGTTIFYAVLLVFLNFLVDVAYGIVDPRIRLMRSKE
- a CDS encoding ABC transporter permease, with translation MQEITQDMFEPLHIGAGEGEAITRPPISYWREVVRRFRRNRLAVVGLVVLIALVAFAFLGPFFTPWDPREQSLFDTNKPPSREHWFGTDNLGRDMFARLCYGIKVSLFVGIMAALIDLVVGVIYGGISGYFGGIVDDVMMRIVDILYGIPYIIVAILLLVVIGPGLWSVILAMTITGWVGMARLVRGQVLQLKEQEFVLAARALGASHLGIILRHLIPNAMGVIIVQMTFTIPNAIFGEAFLSFIGLGVPLPLASLGTMANDGYQYLRIYPYQLIIPALAIIMTMLGFNFVGDGLRDALDPKLRR